One Desulfobulbus oligotrophicus DNA segment encodes these proteins:
- a CDS encoding UbiD family decarboxylase, translated as MHYPTDLRQYIDLLKKNNQLLTIDAPVDPYLEIAEIHRRVIAQGGPALLFTRVKHSTFPVVTNLFGTNQRLELAFGRRPLDFVQRLVDLVNHSMPPSLQTLWQARDLLLQGARVGLKTVKKGPILECRQQPARLTELPMLTSWHSDGGAFVTLPLVYTEHPDGLGHNLGMYRTQRFDDTTTGIHWQIHKGGGYHYLAAEQKNQPLPLTLYIGGPPALILAAIAPLPENIPELLLASLLQGSKLHMVTDPLGGHPLIAEAEFAIKGSVPPHLRRPEGPFGDHYGYNSLQHDYPVFQTTHLYHRRDAIYPATVVGRPRQEDFFIGDFLQELLSPLFPLVMKGVVQLKTFGETGFHCLAAARVTDRYPREAFAAGLRILGEGQLSLTKFLLLTDGSIDVADFPKLWQHILERIHWQRDLFIFANVSQDTLDYTGPSVNKGSKAMMLGLGREKLRDLPTAFSGSLPEHCSHPLTFLPGTLVVQGESYENAPQLALHLARHAGVAPWPVILLVDSTKEATCSLQEFLWTFFTRFEPAADIHGREQTVHRFHVGLEPPIVFDCRMKPWYTEVLEVDPATKQQVDDRIAALLPRQFH; from the coding sequence ATGCACTATCCGACCGATCTACGCCAATATATTGATTTACTTAAAAAAAATAATCAACTGCTCACCATTGACGCACCGGTTGATCCGTACCTGGAAATAGCTGAAATTCATCGAAGAGTCATCGCCCAAGGAGGACCGGCCCTTCTTTTTACACGAGTAAAGCACTCTACCTTCCCAGTGGTAACAAATCTTTTCGGGACCAATCAACGGCTGGAACTGGCTTTCGGCCGTCGACCACTTGATTTTGTGCAGCGGCTGGTTGATCTGGTGAACCATTCCATGCCACCGTCCCTGCAAACACTCTGGCAGGCTCGCGACCTGCTTCTACAGGGCGCTCGTGTCGGCCTGAAAACGGTTAAAAAAGGCCCGATACTTGAATGTCGACAACAACCGGCGCGGCTTACGGAATTGCCTATGCTCACATCCTGGCATTCTGATGGAGGAGCCTTTGTGACCCTGCCTTTGGTGTACACTGAGCATCCGGATGGTTTAGGACATAACCTGGGGATGTATCGGACCCAAAGATTTGATGACACCACCACCGGCATCCACTGGCAAATCCACAAAGGGGGAGGATATCACTATCTCGCTGCTGAACAAAAAAACCAACCCCTTCCCCTGACCCTCTACATTGGCGGGCCTCCGGCTCTCATACTTGCCGCCATAGCCCCTTTACCTGAAAATATACCAGAGTTACTCCTTGCCTCTTTGCTGCAGGGAAGCAAGTTGCATATGGTCACTGATCCCCTTGGTGGACATCCGCTTATTGCTGAAGCTGAATTTGCCATCAAAGGTTCGGTTCCCCCCCATCTCCGCCGACCGGAAGGACCATTTGGAGATCATTACGGCTACAACTCATTGCAGCATGACTACCCGGTCTTTCAGACAACACACCTGTACCATCGACGCGATGCCATCTACCCGGCCACTGTTGTCGGTCGCCCCAGGCAGGAAGATTTTTTTATCGGCGATTTCCTTCAGGAGCTGCTTTCTCCACTGTTCCCGCTTGTTATGAAAGGGGTTGTGCAGTTGAAAACTTTTGGAGAGACCGGTTTTCACTGCCTGGCAGCAGCAAGAGTTACCGACCGGTATCCTCGCGAAGCCTTTGCTGCGGGTTTGCGGATTCTTGGCGAGGGACAACTTTCTTTAACCAAGTTTCTCCTTCTGACCGATGGCAGCATTGATGTTGCAGACTTTCCAAAACTCTGGCAGCACATTCTGGAACGTATTCACTGGCAGCGTGATTTATTTATCTTTGCCAACGTATCCCAGGACACCCTGGATTATACAGGACCATCGGTTAACAAAGGTTCCAAAGCCATGATGCTTGGTCTCGGCCGGGAAAAACTCCGTGATCTGCCCACTGCATTTTCCGGATCCCTGCCGGAGCACTGCAGTCATCCTTTGACTTTCCTTCCCGGCACCCTGGTCGTTCAAGGTGAGTCGTATGAAAACGCACCTCAGCTCGCCTTGCATTTGGCCCGTCATGCCGGAGTAGCTCCATGGCCAGTCATTCTGCTCGTTGACTCGACAAAAGAGGCGACCTGCTCGTTACAGGAATTTCTCTGGACGTTCTTCACCCGTTTTGAACCGGCTGCTGATATCCATGGACGAGAACAAACCGTCCATCGTTTTCATGTCGGTCTTGAACCGCCGATCGTCTTTGATTGTCGAATGAAACCCTGGTACACTGAGGTCCTAGAAGTTGACCCTGCCACCAAACAACAGGTCGATGACCGGATCGCCGCACTTCTTCCCAGACAATTCCATTGA
- a CDS encoding secondary thiamine-phosphate synthase enzyme YjbQ, with the protein MVRGEIAVITGKRLEMIDITNRLQHEVSSFDCKDGIVILYNPHTTAGLLINEGADPDVQKDILGALSRIIPSDYPYLHGEGNSPAHLMTAVTASSVTLILQNRRLQLGTWQRLFFCEFDGPRSRKVWWKFLAG; encoded by the coding sequence ATGGTTCGGGGCGAGATAGCTGTTATCACCGGCAAGCGGTTGGAGATGATAGACATAACCAACCGCTTGCAACACGAGGTGTCCTCTTTCGACTGTAAGGACGGCATCGTTATTCTCTACAACCCACATACAACGGCTGGCCTGTTGATTAACGAGGGAGCTGATCCGGATGTGCAAAAAGATATTCTTGGCGCACTGTCTCGGATCATCCCTTCGGACTACCCATACCTTCATGGTGAAGGTAATTCACCGGCTCATCTTATGACCGCTGTTACCGCCTCCTCTGTAACCCTGATACTGCAGAACAGGCGGTTACAACTCGGTACCTGGCAACGTCTTTTCTTCTGTGAGTTTGATGGTCCGCGCAGCCGGAAAGTCTGGTGGAAATTTCTGGCAGGGTAA
- a CDS encoding glycine zipper domain-containing protein, translating into MKHLSIFALLALLLLSSCATRGQTGAAGGAAAGALIGQAIGHNTGATLIGAAVGGMLGYIVGNEMDKYDREQLNHAYERGMSNQRSSWVNPDSGNQYAVTPQPAYQDASSSQVCRRAEIEAIIDGKRQKTYSTACRDQYGTWQLR; encoded by the coding sequence ATGAAACACTTGAGTATTTTTGCATTACTGGCCCTTTTACTCCTCTCTTCCTGTGCCACAAGGGGGCAAACAGGTGCGGCCGGTGGTGCAGCAGCAGGTGCTCTCATCGGCCAGGCAATTGGCCATAATACAGGCGCAACCCTCATCGGGGCAGCTGTAGGCGGCATGCTCGGTTATATTGTTGGCAACGAAATGGATAAATATGACCGTGAACAGCTGAACCATGCGTATGAACGAGGTATGTCCAACCAGCGCTCTTCCTGGGTAAATCCGGACAGCGGTAACCAATATGCGGTAACACCGCAGCCGGCCTATCAGGATGCGAGCTCCAGCCAGGTGTGTCGACGCGCTGAGATTGAAGCGATTATCGACGGTAAACGTCAGAAGACATACAGCACTGCCTGTCGTGACCAGTACGGTACATGGCAACTCCGGTAA